The Oncorhynchus kisutch isolate 150728-3 linkage group LG14, Okis_V2, whole genome shotgun sequence genomic sequence taacttagttgccaAAGAGTTAGATaaccgctcaggaatttcaccatgataCCAAtcaatgatgactttaaaacagttacagagtttaatggctgtgataggagaaaactgaggatggatcaacaacattgtagctactcctcaatactaacctaaatgaaagagtgaaaataaggaagcctgtatagataaaattatgtcaaaacatgcatcctgtttgcattaagGCATTAacgtaaaactgcaaaaaatgtggcaaagaaatgaactttctgtcctgaatacaaagcattatgtttgggtcaaatccaacacaacacatcactgagtaccactcttcatattttcaagcattgtggtggctgcatcatgttattggaATGCTTGTTATTTAGGATAAAGATAAAccgaatagagctaagcacaggaaaaatcctagaagAAAAACCTACTTCAGTTTGCTTTCCTACAGACACtgtgagacaaattcacctttcagcagatcaataacctaaaacacaaggccaaatatacagtggagttgcttaacaagatgacattgaatattcctgagtAATCTAGTTACAGtttcgtcttgaaaatctatggcagtacttgaaaatggctgtctagcagtgatcaacaaccaacttgacagagcttgaagaattgtaaaatgagtaatgtgcaaatattttacaatccaggtttgcaaagctcttagagacttacccagaaagactactATGAGCTGTAATCActtccaaaggtgattctaacatgtatcgactcaggggtgtgaatacttatgtaaatgagatattttgtatttaattttccccaaatttgcaaaaatgtctaaaaacatgttttcactttgtcattatagggtactgTGTGTTGATGgttgagaaaaaatatatatttgaattcaggctgcaacacaacacaatgtggaataattcaaggtgtatgaatactttctgaaggcactgttaaTAATTAGGAGAGTTAGATTTTCTTGGCTTTAATGCTAAGAATGACCTTTCATCCCAATAGCACCATCTCGGAAGCTTTGTAGCACTCCTACCAACAAATATGATCTTCAAGTTTGATTTCATTTAACCTCCAGTGGTTTGTTTCTCCATGCTAATCCTTTCAGGATCGGTGGTTCCATCCCCATTGTGTTCTCCTACTACTCAGAGTTTCTGGCCCAGGAGAAACGTGGGGAGCACCTCAGTTGGCTCTGCATGTTCTGGATGATTGGTGGCATCTATGCCTCAGCTATGGCATGGGCCATCATCCCACACTATGGTGAGTAGCCTATGGCGGGAATTCAATCATCACGGATATGGCCCCAAAAGCGCTCAAAATGCCTTACCACAAAGTTGTATCTAGTGATTACGCAGGGATACAGTTTGTGCTTcgtcccatttctctctctgcttcctctccTCCCAGGCTGGAGTTTCCAGATGGGCTCTGCGTACCAGTTCCACAGCTGGCGTGTGTTCGTCCTGGTGTGTGCATTTCCCTCTGTTGCGGCTATTGCTTCTCTCACCACCATGCCAGAAAGCCCTCGCTTCTTCTTAGAGGTAAGCAAGTGTCGCTTTCTCACAAGTCCATATAGAAGCAGTTTACCCAAGTCCAATTCTGACCTCAATAATTTGATGCCTAATATATCATTACCTGAGTTGGCTATTGAACAGCAGTAAATATAGGCAGATCATACCTTTAAAGGCACAATCTGGGATATTGTTAATTTAGTATTTTAAATTCTTtagatttacagtgcattcggaaggtattcagaccccttttcttTATTCagactgtttccacattttgttacgctacagccttattctaaaatggattcaatattttttattttactaggcaagtcagttaagaacaaattcttattttcaatgacggcctaggaacagtgggttaactgcctgttcaggggcagaacggcagatttgtaccttgtcagctcggggattcgaatttgcaacctttcggttactagtccaacgctctaaccactaggctacctcatcaatctacacacaataccccataatgacaaagcaaaaacagatttatagacatttttgcaaatgtattaaaatttaaaaaacagaaataccttatttacatgagtattcagaccctttgctatgagaaatgAACTTTCTTTCCTGAacacaaagcgttatgtttggggcaaatccaacacatcactaagtaccactcttcatatttttaagTATTGTGGTGGCTGCGTCATGTTATTGGAATGCTTGTTATTTAGGATAAAGATAAAccgaatagagctaagcacaggaaaaatcctagaggaaaacctgcttcagtgtGCTTTCCTACAGACactgagacaaattcacctttcagcaggacaacctaaaacaaggccaattgcttaccaagatgacattgaataagTATGATGATCCTGAGTGATCTAGTTACAGtttcgtcttgaaaatctatggcagtaCTTGAGCTTGAATAAACAGAGgagctctagagtttctctgtggagatgggagaaccttccagaaagacaaccatctctgcagcagtccactaatcaggcctttatggtggagtggccagaaggaagtcacttctcagtaaaaggcacgacaggtcacttggagtttgccaaaaggcacctaaaggactctcagaccatgagaaacaagattctctggtctgatggaaaccaatattgaactctttggcctgaatgctctagagtgctcaggacctcagactggggcaaaggttcaccttcacacagccaagacaatgcaggagtggcttcgggacaagtgtctgaatgtccttgagtggcccagccagagcccagacttgggcccaatcaaacatctctggagagacctgaaaataactgtgcagcgatgctccccatccaacctgacagagcttaaggatcggcatagaagaatgggagaaactccccaaatacaggtgtgccaagcttgtagcgtcatacccaagaagactcaaggctgtaatcactgccaaaggtgcttcaaaaaagtactgagtaaagtgtctgaacaGTTACGTAAATTCGAATGATTgtacatttgttttgcaaacatttctgtaaacctgtttttgcttagtcattatggggtattatttgtagattgatgagggaaaaaacgatggaatccattttagaataaggtaacaacatgtggaaaagtcaagaggtctgaatactttctgaatgcattgtccACATTGATTTTTGAGCTTCGCACTACTTACTCTACTAGCATATCCCAAAATATAAGGTTTTATTCCAAATTCATGGAAGTGATATGAAGGCACATTACAGTAAACCCTTAGATACTTCACACAGACATGATGTTTCACAATACTCGTGATGTGTTTCAACTGTGCGTGTTTTTGATGAACTATGCGATCATTTCCCAACAGAACGGCAAACACGACGAAGGCTGGATGATTCTGAAACAAGTTCACGACACCAACATGAGAGCAAAGGGGCACCCAGAGAAGGTGTTTTCTGTGAGTATGTCTGAGACAAATATGTAAAGTCTTTGAATTGAAAGGTTCTTCTGCAGAAAGGGTTTATGAAGTTGTATTGTCCTGTCCTAGCTGTTTATTTCTGTgtaacctcgtccccaggctGGAAGTATCTGATGAGACTATTACTTGTTTACTGCATATGCTAGACCTGCTATTATTTGGTTCATTTTTTTACCACTCCAAACGGGAATTTCCCTCACAGGAAAATGGAGTTGTTCTAATCTAATCTGACCTAATGTATACATGTACTGCATACAGATGAGTTGAAAATGGAAGGTATTGTTTCCCCAGGTCACCACCATCAAGACTGTAAAGCAGATGGATGAGCTGGTGGACATGGGTGGAGACATATCAACTTTGCGACGCTATAAATTGAAGCTGACCAGCCTATTCCACCAGGTAAGCGTCATGTTTAAGATCCTATACAGGTATGAAAATATGATGcgtttatgtgtatatattttatatttcacacAGTATATGTTCATTTACTGTATGAGACTGCATAGATTATGTACGCTACTCAGCAGGCGTTTTATCCGAAACGACCAAAGCCCAATTTATGCTAAGTGGGTTTTatagtgtgtttttgtgtttttaaacCGACTCAGCTGTAAAAACCTAGGTGCATATCTTAGTACTTTTCTGTGGGTTGCTATAGGTGCGGAGTAACTTCTTGGCCATCTTCAATCCAGAGTACAGAAGGACCACCTTCATGATGATGGCTGTCTGGTTTACCATGTCGTTCAGGTAGCAGAACCAGGGCCATGACCTTAGTTGTTATCAGCGGCCTGTGCACAAACCGGTTATTTTCTGATCAATCAGAAAGCTCAAGAAATGTTTTATCATATCAAATCTAAAAAGGTTCTAAAAGATCATGTCTCCTGCCATCTTAACAGGCCGGCCATTGAGGTTCATACTTATCTCAACTGATTTCAACATAGTGAAAAATGAAGAAACGTAATCATGTTTATTTGGTTGAACCACTTTTGTATTTTACTTCTCCCCCAGCTACTATGGGCTGACAGTGTGGTTCCCTGACATGATCAAGTACATCCAGAAGCAGGAATATGCCTCGCGCACCAAGTTCTTCACCAAGGAGCGAGTGGAGCATGTCACTTTTAACTTCACCTTGGAGAACCAGGTGCACCGCCAAGGACAGTACTTCAACGACAAGTCAGTCCTCATGATATTACACAGAACTTTGTGAATTTGCAATATGCCTTTCTGTATCTAATCAGGAATGGTTAACTGAGCTGGCCTTAGTTTCACAACTATGCAATGGACACTAATTGGTAGTCGACTCTAATACAGCTGGGCCGTTAAATACAAGGTCTTTCTAACTTTACCATTGTCCGCAAGGTTCATCAACCTTAAGATGAAGTCCATGGTGTTTGAAGACTCGGTGTTTGAGGAGTGCTACTTCGAGGACATCACCTCCAGCAGAAGCTTCTTCAGAAACTGCACCTTTATCGCAACTCTCTTTTACAATACAGGTAAAGTCTCTCCCAAAACAAGAAGCATAAAACGATATAGAGTAGAGCTTAGAATATTGCCTTGCATTGAACTGGGCAGTATCCTACCCGTGGCCCCTTCTTGACACCTCTCTTGCTTTCAATTCTCTTGTCAGACTTGTTCCAGAACAGAATCATCAACAGCAAACTTGTAAACAGCACCTTCCTACACAACAAGGAAGGCTGTCTGTTGGACTTCACTGATGACAACAACGCCTACATGATCTACTTTGTCAGTTTCCTGGGCACATTGGCCGTGTTGCCCGGCAACATTGTGTCAGCCCTGCTGATGGACAAAATTGGACGTCTGAGGATGTTGGGTATGTCACGCCTTCATGAATGTGTTATTAATGCTTTATACAACATTCAAAGAATAGGTGCTTCTTGTGAGATTATACATCTGATGATACCATGAACCATGCAGGCTTTACTATACCACAGTATTTCATGATTGGCCTACTACAGAAAGAGcccttatctttttttttttttttctctctctttctcttcgccCTCAATCTCTTTTCCTACACAGCGGGATCAAGTGTCATATCTTGTGTCAGCTGTTTCTTCCTGTCATTCGGCAGTACCGAGTCGGGAATGATTGCCCTCTTATGTCTCTTCGGCGGCATCAGCATAGCTTCCTGGAATGCCCTGGATGTGTTGACTGTGGAACTGTACCCCTCGGATAAAAGGCAAGCGCACCTACCTCACATTTTTTAAGTGTTTACAGCTCCTTCTTGCACAGTGAATAAAGGGGTATTTTATGCAGTTGGATTTATTGAAAACATATTTAAGTTTTCATGTTAAGTTCTGAGAAGTTACTCTGCCAATTTCCATTATCTTCTCTTTTTTAGGACAACTGCATTTGGCTTCTTAAATGCCCTTTGCAAGCTGGCTGCTGTCCTCGGCATAAGCATCTTCCAGTCCTTCGTAGGCATCACCAAGGCTGTGCCCATCTTGTTCGCTGCGGGCGCACTCGCAGCCGGCAGTTTCCTGGCTCTAAAGCTGCCTGAAACACGGGGCCAGGTGCTGCAGTAGCACAATTCACCACCAGAAGGCAGATGAGTGTAGCTGCAGTGGCCACATTGCAACCAGGGCCCGACCAACCATACAATCTCAGCCCATTAAACACCAAAAAACTGACTGTCATCAACAGTATCACAACAGTCCCAGATTACTGAGAAAAAAATGAGGATAGCATCGTACTTAAAATGCTGATGTAACCCATTTAGCCTGCACAGACTAGCTAACATCTTCACCACAGCATAAAATAGCACATTGGGTTTTCTTTCTAAGAGATCCTACAGGTTAGACGGAATGAAATCCTGCCAACACAGATACAAATTTATAACCCACTGCCAAAGGATGCAAAGATACTGCTTGATAGCTGCAATGCTTAATGGGGATAAATTGATCATAGATACTTCCCAACAAAAGAGATCAAACATCTATACACCCTCAATTCATCCTAGCATCCATAGCTGACCATCATGCCATTCAAAAAGGTTACAGATGCCCTCCAATAGATAGCTTTCACTGTAACTTAGCTTCCTGCTGAAAAAGCGGAGCTCAAATGAATACTTGAATATTAAATTGATGTTTTTCAGCTTTGGCTGATTATAATAGTGGTGAATCATACTTCAAAGCTTCTTGTCCTTTGTAATCTGAATGGACTTGATGAGTGAAAGCCGTATGATAGAAGCCCATTAGTTGATCAGCCTATTGCTTGCATCTAATATCCTCTGTCCTTTAGGATCTGTGGGGAAGAAATGACAGGATCATTGTCATTTAAATCTCTTATTGGCTTCCTCTGAAAGAGAATATTACAAACAATATTTCCCTTACCAGGTGACATGCACCAAGCTCCCTGCTTCAAAATAATGATATATATTATTTGTTCAAAGTTGGCATTGATACTAGTTATTTTATCATATAGAAAACAGACTACATGTGTGTTGAAGGTATATTGTAAGTATAGAAATAATGACATGACCAATAACTGGTCAATATTTTAGTTtatttattgatggcaatttgaaggGATCGTTTTTAgttttatatttgtatttattatggatccccatgcaCACTAAACAATTACTGTATTTGTTGTTCTGCATCAGATTTACTTCAAGCAGTGAAATACTGCATATGTCTAAATCATTTTATGTTGTGTATGTATGAGGGAGATGGTGAAAGAGTTACATCATATGTATCCTGTATGGTTTTGTAATTGGTTCTATGAGACCTCTGGGGCACTCATTCATGTACATTGATCTACATTGATAAAGTGCATCATTAGGATCCTGTAAAGATATTGGAACGCCAGACAAAGACGAGTAAATACGATGACAACCTATTTAACACATCAGTGGAGATATCCGTTCATTTTTGAAAATCTCTGATATTTTTACTTTAAAAGAACGAATACATCAATGAGCCCAGGATTACAACTCATGTTTCCTGCTTATCACATAGTGGTCTTATGCTCTCTGCATCAGCATTCCATTTAGCTAAGGCCAACATGTGCCCCGTTCTCTGCTGTCTATTAAGGCATACAGAATATTATACCTAGGAGGACCGAAGTCGGCCTGCTCATTCGCCAAGCAATGCAGTATTAATGAAGCACAAATGAATCCATATACACTGTTACGAAGCACATTATCCTTCAGTCCTTCGGCTCATGTGAATATAGCAACTAGTCACTCACAGATTCATTTGAAGGGCTCAATTAAATGCAAACTGTATTTTTTCCCCCACCGTAATATAAACACTATTTTCCCTGTGATAAGAAATGTACAAATGTActtattcagagcgacttacaatgtacaatgtacaaaaaaaaatcCCTTCAGAGGGAGGGCATGTACGTTGGCAAGGCAGGCTTGGTTGAATCTGGCCCTTTGTTGATTATTATGTGCTTACTTGTCACCATGTCCACGCCATCCCTTTTAATCTTTGTGTCACAAGTGTGGTGACAATCAGTGAGAGAGCTGATCTCTCCATTGCTCAGCTGTAGTGTGAGTGGTGATATCTGACTGCAGGGAGATTGGGCCTGTGGGATTTCTCTGTTGCTGTGTGCTTGGTACAAGAGCAGTGTCTGATGTGGTATTGGAATTATTTCTACAAATCGGATCTCTTTAGTGTTGCGTATGTCTGTATGTGACATCTATTGTTATTTGTGTGTGCACATAACTGACACATTTGTTCTAGACCTAGTGTGTTTGAGTGAGTTTGCGAAAGATACGTGTAAAACAATGTGTGTCGATTGAATTTGTGATCTCTGTTGTGCTCTCTTTGTGTGAGTGcggtgcatgtgtgagtgtgtgtgccaaATATTTTTCTACTTCTGTTCTGGTGTTTTCATCCCTAAGAACGAGCACAGGTCAATAGGGGCCATTATAACATATCTATGAACTAAAAGACTAATGCAATAGATATCtagatcaatgtgatgttctttATAGTTGTCAGCCTTGGGCGCTCTTTTGCTGATTAGGCCTCCGCCAAACAAATGTTTTCCTCTGAAAAGCGGTATTTTGTCTCTGTGATTGCCTGACAGGTTGCATGGTAATCTTGAGAAAAGCACATGACATTTGTACAAAGCAAATTCAAATGACATGTGTTACCAATTGCAGAGTGGTTTTGGGGAGTGTCAAAATCCCAGCCATTATCCCATTAGATGCGTGTAGTTTCAGGATAAGAATCTG encodes the following:
- the LOC109903540 gene encoding synaptic vesicle glycoprotein 2A; this encodes MEDGYQNKTAFIKGAKDIAKEVKRQAAKKVGRGVDKMTDEYSKRSYARFEENDDDDYPVVPGGQDGGYYRGDSQAANDEEGGHSDSTEGHDEDDEIYEGEYQGIPRADSSKAADGLAGGDGQQFRDMAQFEGERRKDQEELAQQYETILQECGHGKFQWTLYFVLGLALMADGVEIFVVGFVLPSAEKDMCLSEESKGMLGLIVYLGMMVGAFVWGGLADRIGRRQSLLICLSINSVFSFFSSFVQGYSTFLLCRLLSGVGIGGSIPIVFSYYSEFLAQEKRGEHLSWLCMFWMIGGIYASAMAWAIIPHYGWSFQMGSAYQFHSWRVFVLVCAFPSVAAIASLTTMPESPRFFLENGKHDEGWMILKQVHDTNMRAKGHPEKVFSVTTIKTVKQMDELVDMGGDISTLRRYKLKLTSLFHQVRSNFLAIFNPEYRRTTFMMMAVWFTMSFSYYGLTVWFPDMIKYIQKQEYASRTKFFTKERVEHVTFNFTLENQVHRQGQYFNDKFINLKMKSMVFEDSVFEECYFEDITSSRSFFRNCTFIATLFYNTDLFQNRIINSKLVNSTFLHNKEGCLLDFTDDNNAYMIYFVSFLGTLAVLPGNIVSALLMDKIGRLRMLAGSSVISCVSCFFLSFGSTESGMIALLCLFGGISIASWNALDVLTVELYPSDKRTTAFGFLNALCKLAAVLGISIFQSFVGITKAVPILFAAGALAAGSFLALKLPETRGQVLQ